The proteins below come from a single Rhizobium tropici CIAT 899 genomic window:
- a CDS encoding tetratricopeptide repeat protein, whose product MLSAPRFRHRSFLAVLAAGLAAFPLLAQAQSGNDNTSLPGVSQPAEKGPRPEDNAQSDDDTTVPDAPQHNDNVMTRPLGADAGTFKTEKIQPGAEPKADSDIKPSQGVGVFERMGANLPDLPPEKPFTGKVDDAYGAFQRGYYLTAFQKALPRAQLGDPAAQTLIAELMAQGLGVKRDTKDAAFWYSKAAEGGDPTAMFKYALILMEGREVPRDQKKADEWMKKAADAGQPSAEFNVAQMLTAENPGPKGLQMALPYYEKSAQQGIADAQYAVSQLYLNLPDLPPEKKARAREWLSRAANAGFDTAQLDMGIWLINGTGGAQDLENGFNWMRVAAYRGNVVAQNKLAHLYINAIGTKQDPVAAATWYVISRRAGLKDPELEDFYQGIEDYQQKAAIDAANKYRRAR is encoded by the coding sequence ATGTTGTCAGCGCCTCGATTCCGCCATCGATCCTTCCTTGCCGTGCTTGCAGCCGGGCTTGCGGCATTTCCGTTGTTGGCTCAGGCGCAATCCGGCAATGACAATACGTCCCTACCGGGTGTTTCGCAGCCGGCGGAGAAGGGGCCGCGGCCAGAAGACAATGCGCAATCCGATGACGACACAACCGTGCCGGATGCGCCGCAGCACAACGATAATGTCATGACCCGGCCCCTGGGCGCCGATGCCGGCACCTTCAAGACCGAAAAGATTCAGCCGGGCGCGGAGCCGAAAGCTGACAGCGACATCAAGCCGTCCCAGGGCGTTGGCGTTTTCGAGCGCATGGGGGCAAACTTGCCGGACCTGCCGCCGGAAAAGCCTTTCACCGGCAAGGTGGATGATGCCTATGGTGCCTTCCAACGCGGCTACTACCTGACCGCCTTCCAGAAAGCATTGCCGCGGGCGCAGCTCGGCGATCCGGCCGCACAGACCTTGATCGCGGAGCTGATGGCACAGGGCCTGGGCGTCAAGCGCGATACGAAGGACGCCGCCTTCTGGTACAGCAAGGCGGCCGAGGGCGGTGATCCCACGGCGATGTTCAAATACGCGCTGATCCTGATGGAGGGCCGCGAAGTACCCCGCGATCAGAAGAAGGCCGATGAATGGATGAAGAAGGCGGCCGATGCGGGGCAGCCTTCGGCGGAATTCAATGTCGCCCAGATGCTGACGGCCGAAAATCCAGGCCCGAAGGGTCTGCAGATGGCGCTTCCCTATTATGAAAAGTCTGCGCAGCAGGGCATTGCCGACGCGCAGTATGCCGTTTCGCAGCTGTATCTGAACCTTCCCGATCTGCCACCGGAAAAGAAGGCGCGCGCACGCGAGTGGCTGTCGCGTGCCGCCAATGCCGGCTTCGACACTGCACAGCTCGACATGGGCATCTGGCTGATCAACGGCACCGGCGGCGCGCAGGATCTCGAAAACGGCTTCAACTGGATGCGGGTCGCAGCCTATCGCGGCAACGTCGTTGCGCAAAACAAGCTGGCGCATCTTTATATCAACGCCATCGGCACGAAGCAGGATCCGGTGGCCGCCGCCACTTGGTATGTCATTTCGCGTCGTGCCGGCCTGAAAGACCCCGAGCTTGAGGATTTCTATCAAGGGATCGAGG
- a CDS encoding thiamine phosphate synthase has translation MTVPKDRCRLVLIVPDIADIEQRATAVADALRGGDVASVIIPQYGLDDSTFQKHAEKLVPVIQAAGAAALIAGDSRVAGRAKADGLHIAGNITELTEAVEKFVPKLIVGGGSAADRHSALEVGELRPDYIFFGKLDGDIKPEAHPKNLALGEWWASMIEIPCIVMGGTDPKSALEVALTGAEFVALHKAVFADPAAAPSIVAEVNALLDEKAPRFED, from the coding sequence ATGACCGTGCCCAAAGATCGTTGCCGCCTCGTACTCATCGTTCCCGACATTGCCGATATCGAGCAGCGGGCGACGGCAGTGGCCGATGCCTTGCGGGGTGGGGATGTCGCTTCGGTGATCATTCCTCAATATGGTCTCGATGACAGTACCTTCCAGAAACATGCGGAAAAGCTCGTGCCGGTCATTCAGGCCGCAGGAGCGGCAGCGCTGATTGCCGGTGACAGTCGCGTGGCGGGCCGTGCCAAGGCCGACGGGCTGCATATTGCCGGCAATATCACCGAGCTTACCGAAGCCGTCGAAAAATTCGTGCCGAAGCTGATCGTCGGCGGCGGCAGCGCGGCCGACAGGCATAGCGCATTGGAGGTCGGCGAGCTCAGACCGGACTATATCTTCTTCGGCAAGCTCGATGGCGACATCAAGCCGGAGGCGCATCCGAAAAATCTGGCGCTTGGCGAATGGTGGGCTTCGATGATCGAAATCCCCTGCATCGTCATGGGCGGCACCGATCCGAAGTCGGCGCTGGAGGTGGCGCTCACCGGCGCCGAGTTCGTGGCGCTGCACAAGGCGGTCTTTGCCGATCCTGCAGCTGCCCCCTCGATCGTCGCGGAAGTGAATGCGCTTCTGGACGAAAAAGCGCCACGGTTTGAGGATTGA
- a CDS encoding ArsR/SmtB family transcription factor, whose translation MSTMDPFAAIADPNRRHLLEELRRAPKTVNELAQGLPISRPAVSQHLKALLDSNLVSVTNEGTKRIYAVNSRGFDKLNLWLDQFWS comes from the coding sequence ATGTCGACCATGGATCCATTCGCAGCCATCGCGGACCCGAACCGGCGTCATCTGCTGGAGGAATTGCGCCGCGCACCCAAGACGGTCAACGAACTGGCGCAGGGCCTGCCGATCAGCCGCCCGGCGGTTTCGCAGCATCTCAAGGCGCTGCTCGACAGCAACCTCGTTTCCGTCACCAATGAAGGCACGAAGCGCATTTATGCGGTCAACAGCCGCGGTTTCGACAAGCTGAACCTATGGCTGGATCAGTTCTGGTCCTGA
- a CDS encoding YdcH family protein has product MTVQAHLESLEKKHVALEEALHAAISSPSSNDTEIADIKRRKLRVKDEIQRLRSSVH; this is encoded by the coding sequence ATGACTGTTCAAGCACATCTTGAATCGCTCGAAAAGAAACATGTCGCGCTCGAGGAGGCGCTGCATGCGGCAATCTCATCTCCCTCTAGCAATGATACGGAAATAGCCGACATCAAACGCAGGAAACTGCGCGTCAAGGACGAAATCCAGCGTCTGCGTTCCTCCGTTCACTGA
- a CDS encoding YdcH family protein, whose amino-acid sequence MADQEQAEIRLIVARLRQEHEDYDAAINAMIETGCDALRIQRMKKKKLVIKDKLTKLEDQIIPDIIA is encoded by the coding sequence ATGGCCGATCAGGAACAGGCGGAAATCAGGCTGATCGTGGCGCGGCTGCGCCAGGAACACGAGGATTATGATGCCGCAATCAATGCCATGATCGAGACGGGCTGCGATGCCCTTCGTATCCAGCGCATGAAAAAGAAGAAGCTCGTCATCAAGGACAAGCTGACCAAGCTGGAAGACCAGATCATCCCCGACATCATCGCCTGA
- the purE gene encoding 5-(carboxyamino)imidazole ribonucleotide mutase, whose product MLTERPPVAIIMGSQSDWETMKNAADTLEALEITYDARIISAHRTPDRLVSFAKGARDEGFKVIIAGAGGAAHLPGMAASMTPLPVFGVPVQSRALSGQDSLLSIVQMPAGIPVGTLAIGKAGAVNAALLAAAVLALGDEEIADRLDEWRARQSAAVAEYPMDDL is encoded by the coding sequence ATGCTGACCGAAAGACCGCCTGTCGCCATCATCATGGGAAGCCAGTCCGACTGGGAGACCATGAAGAATGCTGCGGACACCCTGGAAGCGCTTGAGATTACCTATGATGCGCGCATCATTTCCGCGCATCGTACGCCGGACAGGCTGGTGAGCTTCGCCAAGGGAGCAAGGGACGAGGGTTTCAAGGTCATTATCGCCGGCGCCGGCGGCGCAGCGCATCTGCCGGGCATGGCGGCTTCGATGACGCCTCTTCCGGTCTTCGGCGTGCCGGTTCAGTCACGCGCGCTCTCCGGTCAGGACAGCCTTCTTTCGATCGTGCAGATGCCGGCCGGCATTCCCGTCGGCACGCTCGCGATCGGCAAGGCCGGCGCGGTCAATGCCGCCCTTCTTGCCGCCGCCGTCCTGGCGCTCGGCGACGAGGAGATTGCCGACCGGCTCGACGAATGGCGGGCGCGCCAGAGCGCCGCCGTTGCCGAATATCCGATGGACGACCTATGA
- a CDS encoding 5-(carboxyamino)imidazole ribonucleotide synthase produces MNAKTIGIIGGGQLGRMLAMAAARLNFRTVILEPQADCPAAHVANEQIVAAYDDAAALAELAKRCDAVTYEFENVPVTAAEDLALQVTVHPPPKALEMGQDRLTEKSFINGCGIPTARFHAVDSQDDLEKALADFGGQGVLKTRRLGYDGKGQRVYRSAADSPEGGYAALGSVPLILESFVSFEREVSIIAARGSDGKVACYDPAENVHRNGILHTSTLPASISQETANAARDAAEKILTALGYVGVIGIEFFVLADGSLIANEMAPRVHNSGHWTEAACVISQFEQHIRAVGGLPLGNPRRHSDCVMTNLIGDDILALPEWLRLDDTLVHLYGKTEARPGRKMGHVTQLLR; encoded by the coding sequence ATGAACGCGAAGACGATCGGCATCATCGGCGGCGGCCAGCTCGGCCGCATGCTGGCCATGGCGGCCGCCCGCCTGAATTTTCGCACCGTCATCCTCGAGCCGCAGGCCGATTGTCCGGCGGCCCACGTTGCCAATGAGCAGATTGTCGCCGCCTATGACGATGCGGCCGCCCTTGCCGAGCTGGCGAAGCGCTGCGATGCCGTGACCTATGAGTTCGAGAACGTGCCCGTTACCGCCGCCGAGGATCTTGCCTTGCAGGTAACGGTCCATCCGCCGCCCAAGGCGCTTGAAATGGGGCAGGACCGGCTGACCGAAAAGAGCTTCATCAACGGCTGCGGCATTCCGACGGCCCGCTTCCATGCCGTCGACAGCCAGGACGACCTGGAAAAGGCGCTGGCCGATTTCGGCGGCCAAGGCGTGCTGAAGACGCGCCGCCTCGGCTATGACGGCAAAGGCCAGCGCGTTTATCGCTCCGCCGCCGACAGTCCCGAAGGCGGCTACGCGGCCCTGGGCAGTGTTCCGTTGATTCTGGAAAGCTTCGTATCCTTCGAGCGCGAGGTCTCCATCATCGCCGCCCGCGGCAGCGACGGAAAGGTCGCCTGCTACGATCCGGCAGAGAACGTCCATCGCAACGGCATTCTCCACACCTCCACGCTGCCGGCGAGCATTTCGCAAGAGACGGCGAACGCCGCTCGCGATGCTGCGGAAAAGATATTGACGGCGCTCGGCTATGTCGGCGTCATCGGTATCGAGTTCTTCGTGCTTGCCGATGGCAGTCTGATCGCCAATGAAATGGCGCCGCGCGTCCACAATTCCGGCCATTGGACGGAAGCGGCCTGCGTCATCTCGCAATTCGAGCAGCATATCCGCGCCGTCGGCGGCCTGCCGCTCGGAAATCCTCGGCGCCATTCGGACTGCGTCATGACGAATCTGATCGGTGACGATATCCTGGCGCTGCCTGAATGGCTGCGCCTTGACGACACGCTGGTGCATCTCTATGGCAAGACCGAAGCCCGGCCGGGCCGCAAGATGGGGCATGTTACACAGCTTCTGCGTTGA
- the ykgO gene encoding type B 50S ribosomal protein L36, with protein MKIKNSLKSLKARHRDNRLVRRKGRIYIINKLNPRFKARQG; from the coding sequence ATGAAGATCAAGAATTCGCTCAAGTCGCTCAAGGCGCGCCACCGTGACAACCGTCTCGTCCGCCGCAAGGGCCGTATCTACATCATCAACAAGCTGAACCCGCGCTTCAAGGCTCGCCAAGGCTGA
- a CDS encoding alpha/beta fold hydrolase codes for MIDSFLVAIVLLLIAAAGFSAYKTRAIEQAYPNIGELTDIGGYRLNAVHLPRPATADLPALVFIHGASGNLRDQFEAFAAPLSGRAEMLFVDRPGHGYSERGTAENALPSGQADAIAKLMDKRGIKSAIIVGHSFGGAIAAAFGMRHPEKTKGLLFLAPATHPWPGGIDWYYTLAALPVLGWLFTQLLVIPLGLRRVESGTLSIFRPNERPADYIMRTAPELVLRPQTFRNNAIDVVNLFAYVSAHAPRYSEIKAPTVIITGDSDDIVLEELHSRGLARDIPGAELVTIRNLGHKPDYVTTDVAIAAMERLAGQPRDLHELAAQAEIRISDLGSEVSRRQRSSQAMTTS; via the coding sequence ATGATCGATTCTTTCCTCGTCGCCATTGTCTTGCTTCTTATCGCCGCGGCGGGCTTTTCCGCCTACAAGACCCGCGCCATCGAGCAGGCCTATCCCAATATTGGCGAACTTACCGATATTGGCGGCTACCGTCTCAACGCGGTCCATTTGCCGCGCCCGGCAACGGCTGATCTGCCGGCTCTGGTCTTTATCCATGGGGCCAGCGGCAATCTGCGCGACCAGTTCGAGGCCTTTGCGGCACCTTTATCTGGCCGCGCCGAAATGCTGTTCGTCGATCGTCCCGGTCACGGCTATTCCGAACGCGGGACCGCCGAAAACGCCCTTCCCTCCGGCCAAGCCGATGCGATCGCCAAGCTGATGGACAAGCGCGGCATCAAGAGCGCCATCATTGTCGGTCACTCCTTCGGTGGTGCGATCGCAGCCGCCTTCGGCATGCGACACCCTGAAAAGACGAAAGGACTACTGTTTCTGGCACCTGCCACCCATCCTTGGCCCGGTGGCATCGACTGGTATTATACGCTTGCCGCCCTGCCCGTTCTTGGCTGGCTTTTTACTCAACTCCTCGTCATTCCACTCGGCTTACGTCGAGTGGAAAGCGGCACGCTCAGCATCTTCCGCCCCAACGAACGGCCGGCGGATTATATAATGAGAACAGCCCCGGAACTGGTGCTACGTCCGCAAACCTTTCGCAACAATGCGATCGACGTGGTCAATCTCTTTGCCTACGTCTCGGCCCATGCGCCGCGCTATAGCGAGATCAAGGCGCCCACGGTCATCATCACCGGCGACAGTGACGATATCGTGCTCGAGGAATTGCATTCGCGCGGCCTTGCCCGGGATATCCCTGGCGCCGAACTCGTTACCATCCGCAATCTCGGCCACAAGCCGGATTATGTCACAACGGATGTCGCAATCGCCGCCATGGAACGGCTGGCGGGCCAGCCGCGTGACCTGCATGAGCTGGCTGCACAGGCGGAAATCCGCATCAGCGACCTCGGCAGCGAAGTTTCCAGGCGACAGCGCTCCTCTCAGGCCATGACGACATCCTGA
- a CDS encoding LysR substrate-binding domain-containing protein gives MRKIIFDLDVLRSFVTGMDLGSYAKAADRLGRSTSAISAQLKKLEEQAGTPIFRKAGRGLALTEAGETMLGYARRMLDLNDEAATALHGTELEGWVRLGLQEDFGETLLPDVLGRFARAHPKVRIEARVVRNAELVERVTSGKLDLALAWSDGFRTAYTDRIAEVPLCWVGPASGDTQWHADGGETMPLASLEAPCLLRNIATKTLDRAGIGWRISFVSPSLGGLWAATAAGLGLTLRTPLGLPPKVRQLTPGEVGLPALPTLDLVLHRAEAEGSPATERLASIMLQAVRQTIEAVPQSRIFEDVLGQDVVMA, from the coding sequence ATGCGAAAGATCATCTTCGATCTCGATGTGCTGCGCAGTTTCGTCACTGGTATGGATCTCGGCAGCTATGCCAAGGCGGCAGACCGGCTTGGGCGTTCGACGTCTGCCATCAGCGCCCAGTTGAAGAAGCTCGAGGAGCAGGCGGGTACGCCTATCTTTCGCAAGGCGGGCCGGGGACTGGCGTTGACGGAGGCCGGCGAGACGATGCTTGGCTATGCACGGCGGATGTTGGACCTCAACGACGAGGCGGCCACGGCGCTGCATGGGACGGAGCTTGAGGGCTGGGTGCGGCTCGGCTTGCAAGAGGATTTCGGCGAGACGCTGCTGCCGGACGTATTGGGCCGCTTCGCCCGTGCTCATCCGAAAGTGCGCATCGAGGCGCGTGTCGTGCGCAATGCGGAACTTGTGGAGCGGGTGACGTCAGGCAAGCTCGATCTGGCGCTTGCCTGGAGCGATGGTTTCCGCACGGCTTATACGGACCGTATAGCTGAAGTCCCGCTCTGCTGGGTCGGCCCGGCCAGCGGCGACACGCAATGGCACGCCGATGGCGGCGAGACCATGCCGCTCGCCTCGCTTGAGGCGCCTTGTTTGCTGCGCAACATCGCCACGAAGACGCTCGATCGCGCCGGTATCGGCTGGCGGATATCCTTTGTCAGTCCGAGCCTCGGCGGGCTTTGGGCTGCGACGGCGGCAGGTCTTGGCCTGACGCTGCGTACGCCGCTCGGCCTGCCGCCAAAGGTACGGCAATTGACGCCGGGAGAGGTGGGCTTGCCGGCTTTGCCGACGCTCGATCTCGTGCTCCATCGTGCCGAGGCGGAGGGGAGCCCGGCGACGGAGCGCTTGGCGTCGATCATGCTGCAGGCGGTGCGGCAGACCATCGAGGCGGTGCCGCAGAGCCGCATATTCGAGGATGTGCTTGGTCAGGATGTCGTCATGGCCTGA
- a CDS encoding tautomerase family protein: protein MPFTRITLLRGKSPEYLKALSDNFHRALVEAFDVPPTDRFQSIHQLEPHELIFDRTYFASKPRSGDYVFFDVTIGKPRSTEVKQAFYRRVAELLADAPGVRPEDIMITITTATREDWSFSDGRAQMIEQV from the coding sequence ATGCCATTCACCCGCATCACCCTTCTGCGCGGCAAGTCGCCGGAATATCTCAAGGCACTTTCGGATAATTTCCACCGCGCCCTGGTCGAAGCCTTCGACGTGCCGCCGACCGATCGCTTCCAGTCTATTCATCAGCTGGAGCCGCATGAACTCATCTTCGATCGCACCTATTTCGCCAGCAAGCCGCGTTCGGGCGATTACGTTTTTTTCGACGTCACCATCGGCAAGCCGCGCAGCACCGAGGTCAAGCAGGCCTTCTATCGCCGTGTCGCCGAGCTTCTCGCCGACGCACCCGGCGTTCGCCCCGAGGACATCATGATCACCATCACCACCGCAACCCGCGAGGATTGGTCCTTCTCCGACGGTCGCGCACAGATGATCGAACAGGTCTGA
- a CDS encoding cupin domain-containing protein, with translation MENVENGGLTAMRCELEPGVMTRWHTHPHGQILYVLSGVGLAERFGGPAEELHAGDCISFAPNERHRHGAAPENAFSYISIQAAQDGNAVTWLEE, from the coding sequence GTGGAGAACGTTGAAAATGGCGGCCTCACAGCGATGCGCTGCGAGCTCGAACCCGGCGTCATGACGCGCTGGCATACGCATCCGCACGGACAGATCCTCTATGTTCTGTCCGGCGTCGGCCTTGCCGAACGTTTCGGCGGCCCGGCCGAGGAGCTGCACGCCGGCGACTGCATCAGCTTCGCGCCGAACGAGCGCCACCGGCACGGTGCGGCACCGGAGAATGCCTTTTCCTATATCAGCATCCAGGCGGCGCAGGATGGAAACGCCGTGACCTGGCTGGAGGAATGA
- a CDS encoding DUF4865 family protein, giving the protein MIAMQYNFPLPADYDMAIIDRRIREKGPLLDNLPGLKFKAYLTARKGDVVTGSRQNLYSPFYVWHEEQGLSDFVSGPGFSALTENFGRPQVNTWIAWHVETSADIGSAKFATREVVAIDAETSLAELRAKEAEAAARAITNGEALASVVAFEPTHWTLVRFRLLAEPPENSAKSGLQTYNVGHLSLPGIA; this is encoded by the coding sequence ATGATCGCCATGCAATATAACTTCCCCCTGCCAGCGGACTACGACATGGCGATCATCGATCGCCGTATCCGTGAAAAAGGTCCCCTGCTCGACAATCTGCCGGGGCTGAAGTTCAAGGCCTATCTGACGGCAAGAAAGGGCGATGTCGTCACGGGGAGCCGGCAGAACCTCTATTCCCCCTTCTACGTATGGCATGAAGAACAGGGCCTGAGCGACTTCGTCTCTGGCCCAGGCTTCTCTGCCCTCACCGAGAACTTCGGCCGTCCTCAGGTCAACACCTGGATCGCCTGGCACGTCGAGACGTCTGCGGATATTGGCAGCGCCAAGTTCGCGACACGCGAGGTGGTCGCAATCGACGCCGAAACATCGCTGGCCGAGCTCCGCGCAAAGGAGGCCGAGGCAGCGGCGCGGGCTATAACGAACGGTGAAGCCCTCGCCTCGGTCGTCGCCTTCGAACCGACCCACTGGACGCTGGTGCGCTTCCGTCTCTTGGCAGAGCCGCCCGAAAATTCGGCTAAATCCGGTCTGCAGACCTACAATGTCGGGCACCTCTCGCTGCCAGGCATCGCCTGA
- a CDS encoding threonine ammonia-lyase, which produces MVDIAMIEAARTRLGGRARRTPLLSSPFLDEIAGRHLFVKAECLQHSGSFKFRGGWSAVSALEPTVRARGVIAFSSGNHAQGVALAAKLHGIPSVIIMPADAPKLKIANTRAFGAEVVLYDRVKEDRDEIGARISNERGLTLIKPFDEPQVIAGQGTTGLEIAEQAAEEGIETASVLVPCGGGGLTSGIALALESRAPGLKAHPCEPENFDDTARSLVSGKIERNAALQGSICDAIISPQPGNITFPIMKRLCGPGLVVTDEEAQKAMALAFTRLKIVVEPGGAVALAAALFHGRHINGDAVIAVTSGGNVDRDVFEAALSRH; this is translated from the coding sequence ATGGTCGATATCGCAATGATCGAAGCCGCCCGCACTCGCCTCGGCGGCCGGGCGCGGCGCACGCCGCTGCTCTCCTCGCCCTTTCTCGATGAAATCGCGGGGCGACACCTGTTCGTGAAAGCCGAGTGCCTGCAGCATTCCGGCTCCTTCAAGTTTCGCGGTGGCTGGTCGGCGGTTTCGGCGCTGGAACCCACCGTACGCGCCAGAGGTGTCATCGCCTTCTCCTCCGGCAACCACGCCCAAGGCGTGGCGTTGGCGGCAAAGCTGCACGGCATCCCCTCAGTCATCATCATGCCGGCGGATGCGCCGAAGCTAAAGATCGCCAACACCCGAGCCTTCGGGGCGGAGGTCGTGCTCTATGATCGCGTGAAGGAAGATCGCGACGAAATCGGCGCACGTATTTCCAACGAACGCGGCTTGACGCTCATCAAGCCCTTTGACGAACCGCAGGTAATCGCCGGCCAGGGAACAACGGGGCTGGAGATCGCAGAGCAGGCCGCCGAGGAAGGCATCGAGACAGCCAGCGTGCTCGTCCCCTGCGGCGGTGGTGGCCTGACCTCCGGTATCGCGCTGGCGCTCGAATCCCGAGCACCGGGCCTAAAGGCGCACCCATGCGAACCGGAAAATTTCGACGACACCGCCCGCTCGCTGGTCTCGGGTAAGATCGAACGCAATGCCGCCCTGCAAGGCTCGATCTGCGATGCTATTATCAGCCCGCAGCCGGGCAACATCACCTTTCCAATTATGAAACGCCTCTGCGGCCCCGGCCTCGTCGTAACAGACGAGGAAGCGCAGAAAGCCATGGCGCTTGCGTTCACTCGGCTGAAGATCGTGGTTGAACCGGGCGGCGCAGTCGCGCTTGCTGCCGCACTCTTCCACGGCAGGCATATCAACGGCGACGCAGTGATCGCGGTCACCTCTGGCGGCAATGTCGATCGGGATGTTTTCGAGGCGGCGTTGAGCCGCCACTAA
- a CDS encoding LysE family translocator — protein sequence MHLTTLLAFATVSFIGIATPGPTVLLALTNGSRFGIRRALPGMVGAVLSDAVLISAVAIGLGALLAASEFWFSTLKWVGAAYLAFLGIMMLRSKGSIDGALQASASQSKGTAFSIGLKSFMVAVTNPKGYLFFSAFLPQFIDPSAPQMQQYVVLGAIFAALDFMIMFGYAVFGSQAVRVLKSEGAKWLERACGGALLALAGSLALYRRAVN from the coding sequence ATGCATCTGACTACGCTGCTCGCCTTCGCCACTGTTTCCTTCATCGGTATCGCGACGCCGGGGCCGACTGTGCTTCTGGCGCTGACCAATGGTTCGCGCTTCGGCATCAGGCGCGCCTTGCCCGGCATGGTGGGAGCCGTTCTTTCCGACGCGGTTCTCATCAGTGCCGTGGCCATCGGCCTTGGTGCGCTGCTGGCGGCCTCCGAATTCTGGTTCTCGACTCTGAAATGGGTGGGTGCGGCGTATCTCGCCTTTCTCGGCATCATGATGCTGCGATCGAAGGGGAGCATAGATGGCGCATTGCAGGCGAGCGCGAGTCAATCGAAGGGAACCGCTTTCTCCATCGGACTCAAGAGTTTCATGGTCGCCGTGACCAATCCGAAGGGCTATCTCTTCTTCTCGGCGTTCCTGCCGCAGTTCATCGACCCTTCGGCGCCGCAGATGCAGCAATATGTCGTGCTCGGCGCGATCTTCGCCGCGCTCGATTTCATGATCATGTTCGGCTATGCGGTATTCGGCTCGCAGGCCGTGCGCGTCCTGAAGTCGGAAGGGGCAAAATGGCTCGAACGCGCCTGCGGCGGCGCGCTTTTGGCTCTTGCCGGATCGCTGGCGCTCTATCGCCGCGCCGTGAACTAG
- a CDS encoding NAD(P)-dependent oxidoreductase, with amino-acid sequence MKVGFLGLGQMGSAMATNLIKAGHEVTVYNRSRDKAEALAGEGAKVAATVADACGGEAVFTMLAHDDALSAVVHGDGGVLASLGKGAVHISASTISVAMSERLTREHAAAGQHFVAAPVFGRPEAAAAAKLFVAAAGAPDAIQSVTPLFNAIGQRTFILGEEPKAANLVKLSGNFLIASVIESLGEAMALVEKGGIDRHAYLDLLTSTLFNAPVYKTYGGLIADRKFQPAGFTAPLGQKDIRLALAAGEALNVPLPLASLLRDRFLNLLAHGGEELDWSAIGALAAKDAGLVG; translated from the coding sequence ATGAAAGTCGGATTTCTCGGATTGGGCCAGATGGGCAGCGCCATGGCCACCAATCTCATCAAGGCCGGGCATGAGGTGACCGTCTACAATCGCTCGCGCGACAAGGCTGAGGCTCTGGCCGGCGAGGGTGCCAAGGTTGCGGCGACCGTGGCGGACGCGTGCGGCGGCGAGGCTGTCTTCACCATGCTCGCGCATGACGATGCGCTGTCGGCGGTCGTCCATGGCGATGGCGGCGTTCTGGCAAGCCTTGGCAAGGGTGCAGTTCATATTTCCGCCAGCACGATCAGCGTTGCCATGTCGGAAAGGCTGACGAGGGAACATGCCGCGGCAGGTCAGCACTTCGTCGCAGCGCCCGTCTTCGGCCGTCCGGAAGCGGCGGCTGCGGCAAAGCTCTTCGTTGCCGCCGCGGGTGCACCTGATGCGATCCAGTCGGTCACGCCGCTCTTCAACGCCATCGGTCAACGCACCTTCATTCTCGGCGAGGAGCCGAAGGCGGCCAATCTCGTCAAGCTCAGCGGCAATTTCCTCATCGCTTCGGTCATCGAGTCGCTGGGCGAGGCCATGGCGCTGGTCGAGAAGGGCGGTATCGACCGGCATGCCTATCTCGATCTCTTGACCTCGACGCTTTTCAACGCGCCTGTCTACAAGACCTATGGCGGGCTGATCGCGGACCGCAAGTTCCAGCCGGCGGGCTTCACCGCCCCGCTCGGCCAGAAGGATATTCGGCTGGCTTTGGCTGCCGGCGAGGCGCTGAACGTGCCGCTGCCGCTGGCGAGCCTGCTGCGTGATCGGTTCCTCAACCTGCTGGCGCATGGCGGCGAGGAACTGGACTGGTCGGCGATTGGCGCGCTGGCGGCGAAGGATGCGGGTCTGGTGGGGTAA